A genome region from uncultured Roseibium sp. includes the following:
- a CDS encoding L,D-transpeptidase family protein, producing the protein MKNQVQCLEVRQLPWLKTRGVLTFGGITVPCALGRSGITRFKHEGDGATPTGTFELLNVYYRADRQPRPRTALPLEALARQDGWCDDPGHPRYNRPVELPFAASHEKMWRDDRLYDIVVVLDCNMYPAVPVRGSAIFFHIAREGYTPTEGCVAVSPEHMRLILSQVSVGAVMTVSGP; encoded by the coding sequence ATGAAAAATCAGGTGCAATGCTTGGAAGTCCGCCAGTTGCCGTGGTTGAAGACCCGCGGCGTGTTGACCTTCGGCGGGATCACGGTTCCGTGTGCGTTGGGGAGATCCGGCATTACCCGCTTCAAGCATGAAGGCGACGGGGCAACGCCGACCGGCACCTTCGAGCTCTTGAATGTCTATTACCGCGCCGACCGCCAGCCCCGGCCGCGAACCGCCTTGCCACTCGAAGCGTTGGCGCGGCAAGACGGCTGGTGCGACGATCCCGGCCATCCGCGTTACAACCGCCCGGTGGAATTGCCGTTTGCCGCAAGCCACGAGAAAATGTGGCGGGACGACCGGCTTTACGACATCGTCGTCGTCCTCGACTGCAACATGTATCCGGCGGTTCCGGTCAGGGGCAGCGCCATCTTCTTTCACATCGCCCGCGAAGGGTACACGCCGACCGAAGGCTGTGTCGCCGTTTCTCCGGAACATATGCGCCTGATCCTGTCGCAGGTTTCAGTTGGCGCCGTCATGACCGTTTCCGGCCCGTAA
- a CDS encoding cyclic nucleotide-binding domain-containing protein has protein sequence MSLVEDIAILQKVPILSDFADEQLRLLAFSAESADFRDGQLLFDEADRADGALLVASGEVALQKKRAKKTYEDVDVAGPGTLLGESALLVDAIRPCRAVAIGDVRVIRIRRALFKRMIMEFPELARRLFEVQAARFQTTAKALGPIGERMADLEKINQSRGLRGTKDG, from the coding sequence ATGAGTCTCGTTGAAGATATCGCGATCCTGCAGAAAGTCCCGATTTTGTCGGATTTTGCCGACGAACAACTGCGCCTGCTTGCCTTCAGCGCGGAAAGTGCCGATTTCCGGGACGGACAACTGCTGTTCGACGAGGCCGACCGGGCTGACGGAGCCCTGCTGGTCGCCAGTGGCGAGGTCGCTCTGCAGAAGAAACGCGCCAAGAAGACCTACGAGGATGTGGATGTGGCCGGTCCGGGTACGCTGCTCGGCGAAAGCGCCCTGCTGGTGGATGCCATCCGCCCTTGCCGTGCGGTCGCGATCGGCGATGTGCGGGTCATTCGCATCCGCCGGGCCCTGTTCAAGCGCATGATCATGGAATTTCCCGAACTCGCCAGGCGCCTGTTCGAAGTCCAGGCCGCCCGGTTCCAGACGACCGCGAAAGCACTGGGGCCGATCGGAGAGCGCATGGCGGATCTGGAAAAGATCAACCAGTCCCGCGGCCTGCGCGGCACCAAAGACGGCTAG
- the mtaB gene encoding tRNA (N(6)-L-threonylcarbamoyladenosine(37)-C(2))-methylthiotransferase MtaB, giving the protein MSIDVVTFGCRLNSYESEVMKREAEAAGLEDAVLINTCAVTNEAVRQARQAVRKARRANPNARIIVTGCAAQTETATFSEMDEVDLVLGNTEKLERTSYAQVANFGIEESEKVRVNDIMSVEETAGHLIDGLEGRARAFVQVQNGCDHRCTFCIIPYGRGNSRSVPMGVVIDQIRRLVENGYNEIVLTGVDITSYGADLPGTPKLGTLTAKILKLVPDLKRLRLSSIDSIEADEELMRAIAEEERLMPHFHLSLQAGDDMILKRMKRRHLRADTIRFCEDVRRMRPDVVFGADIIAGFPTETEEMFQNSLRIVDECGLTHLHVFPFSARPGTPAARMPQLPRQLVKERGARLRAKGEEVLGLHLAAEVGKIRPVLIEKEGLGRTEQFTQTELSGGNAGDILTTRITGHTGRHLLGEVLSRAA; this is encoded by the coding sequence ATGAGTATTGACGTCGTCACCTTTGGCTGCCGGCTGAATTCATACGAATCGGAGGTCATGAAGCGCGAGGCGGAAGCCGCGGGACTGGAAGACGCGGTCCTGATCAACACCTGCGCCGTAACCAATGAAGCCGTTCGCCAGGCCCGACAGGCCGTGCGCAAGGCCCGCCGCGCCAACCCGAACGCCCGCATCATCGTCACCGGCTGCGCCGCCCAGACCGAAACCGCGACCTTCTCCGAAATGGACGAAGTCGATCTGGTTCTCGGCAATACGGAAAAGCTGGAACGCACCTCCTACGCCCAAGTCGCGAATTTCGGCATCGAAGAGAGCGAAAAGGTCCGCGTCAACGACATCATGAGTGTCGAGGAAACCGCAGGTCACCTGATCGACGGGCTGGAAGGCCGCGCGCGCGCTTTCGTCCAGGTCCAGAACGGTTGCGACCACCGCTGCACCTTTTGCATCATTCCCTACGGCCGCGGCAATTCCCGCTCCGTGCCCATGGGCGTGGTGATCGACCAGATCCGGCGCCTGGTGGAAAACGGCTACAACGAAATCGTGCTCACCGGGGTCGACATCACCTCCTACGGCGCCGATCTGCCCGGAACGCCGAAGCTCGGAACGCTGACCGCCAAGATCCTCAAGCTGGTACCGGACCTGAAGCGCCTGCGCCTGTCCTCGATCGATTCCATCGAGGCCGACGAGGAGCTGATGCGCGCGATTGCCGAAGAAGAGCGGCTGATGCCGCATTTCCATCTTTCGCTGCAGGCCGGCGACGACATGATCCTGAAGCGGATGAAGCGCCGCCACCTGCGCGCCGACACGATCCGCTTCTGCGAGGACGTGCGCCGCATGCGCCCGGACGTGGTCTTCGGCGCCGATATCATCGCCGGCTTTCCGACCGAGACCGAGGAGATGTTTCAAAACTCGTTGCGGATCGTCGACGAATGCGGCCTGACCCATCTGCACGTGTTTCCCTTTTCAGCTAGACCCGGCACACCGGCGGCGCGCATGCCGCAGCTGCCGCGCCAGCTGGTCAAGGAACGCGGCGCCCGGCTTCGGGCCAAGGGTGAAGAGGTCCTCGGCCTCCATCTGGCCGCCGAAGTCGGCAAAATCCGGCCGGTCCTGATCGAGAAGGAAGGCCTGGGGCGGACCGAGCAATTCACGCAAACCGAACTTTCCGGCGGTAATGCCGGTGACATCCTGACCACCCGGATTACCGGACATACCGGCCGCCATCTCCTGGGCGAGGTCCTGTCCAGGGCGGCCTGA
- a CDS encoding peroxidase-related enzyme (This protein belongs to a clade of uncharacterized proteins related to peroxidases such as the alkylhydroperoxidase AhpD.), with translation MTEKPTALDIEATAPLSEKTQAYFDLCQEKLGMVPNVLKAYAFDEAKLRAFTDMYNDLMLAECELSKLEREMIAVAVSSVNRCFYCLTAHGAAVRELSGDPVLGELMVMNYRVADLSTRHRAMLDFAVKLTERPAEILDADRQGLRDAGFTDRDIFDIASVAAFFNMTNRVAAATDMRPNHEYHSMAR, from the coding sequence GTGACAGAAAAACCGACGGCTCTTGATATTGAGGCAACTGCACCGCTGAGCGAAAAGACACAGGCCTATTTCGATCTGTGCCAGGAAAAGCTCGGTATGGTTCCAAATGTTCTGAAAGCCTATGCCTTCGACGAAGCGAAGCTCAGGGCCTTCACGGATATGTATAACGACCTCATGTTGGCGGAATGCGAGCTATCGAAACTTGAACGTGAAATGATTGCCGTTGCGGTATCTTCCGTCAATCGTTGTTTTTATTGCCTGACCGCTCATGGCGCCGCCGTCCGCGAACTCTCCGGAGATCCAGTCCTCGGTGAACTCATGGTGATGAACTACCGGGTGGCCGACCTTTCCACACGCCACCGTGCCATGCTGGATTTCGCTGTCAAGCTGACCGAACGGCCGGCGGAAATTCTGGACGCCGACCGCCAGGGCCTGCGCGATGCCGGATTTACCGACCGGGACATCTTTGACATCGCCTCCGTCGCCGCTTTCTTCAACATGACCAACCGGGTCGCGGCGGCAACCGACATGCGGCCCAATCATGAGTATCACTCAATGGCCCGTTGA
- a CDS encoding protein-methionine-sulfoxide reductase heme-binding subunit MsrQ, translating to MTAATTPLRHAPWTDRKGQLSPLRLVVFIGLFLPAITIFADLIFGPMRPEPFEYALHESGKWVVRFLLLSLAITPFRRILGWNRLIGVRRMIGVSVLCYALLHLGFYAAQENWHLGKVASEIIARIYLTIGFVALLGLIALGATSFDAAVRKLGRNWNLLHRLTYGIGGLALIHFFLQAKSDVTEPTLMAGLFILLMNYRVAGVAKLDISRSWVLALCAAISAALTAGVEYTWYALATGIPPKLVFLANFDVETAIRPAVWVAIIGIAVAILPLLRMLFGGITRKGLTTRPRTSRDGIEPA from the coding sequence ATGACAGCCGCTACGACCCCGCTCCGCCATGCACCCTGGACCGACCGAAAAGGTCAGCTTTCGCCGTTGCGCCTCGTGGTCTTTATCGGACTGTTCCTGCCCGCGATCACGATCTTCGCCGACCTCATCTTCGGCCCCATGCGTCCGGAACCCTTCGAATACGCGCTCCATGAAAGCGGCAAGTGGGTTGTCCGTTTTCTGCTGCTCTCCCTCGCGATCACCCCTTTCCGGCGGATTCTTGGCTGGAACAGGCTGATCGGCGTCCGGCGGATGATCGGCGTCTCCGTGCTGTGTTACGCACTTCTCCATCTTGGCTTCTACGCCGCCCAGGAGAACTGGCACCTCGGCAAGGTTGCGTCCGAGATCATAGCTCGCATCTACCTGACCATCGGCTTTGTGGCTTTGCTCGGACTGATCGCTCTCGGCGCCACCTCTTTCGATGCGGCCGTGCGCAAACTGGGACGCAACTGGAATCTCCTGCACAGGCTCACTTATGGGATCGGCGGGCTCGCCCTGATTCACTTCTTCCTGCAGGCAAAATCGGACGTCACCGAACCGACCCTGATGGCCGGACTGTTTATCCTCCTGATGAACTACCGCGTCGCCGGCGTCGCGAAACTGGATATTTCCCGCAGCTGGGTTCTTGCCCTGTGCGCAGCCATCTCAGCGGCTCTAACCGCCGGTGTCGAATACACCTGGTACGCCCTTGCCACCGGCATTCCGCCCAAGCTGGTTTTCCTGGCCAATTTCGACGTCGAAACGGCCATCCGCCCAGCCGTCTGGGTCGCAATCATCGGCATCGCAGTCGCAATCCTACCGTTGCTGCGGATGCTCTTTGGTGGAATCACTCGCAAAGGTCTGACGACGCGCCCACGGACCAGCCGCGACGGGATCGAACCCGCCTAG
- the leuD gene encoding 3-isopropylmalate dehydratase small subunit, translating into MEKFETLTGVAAPLPIINIDTDMIIPKQYLKTIKRTGLGTALFSEMRYNDDGSENPDFVLNKPAYRNAKILVAGDNFGCGSSREHAPWALLDFGIRCVIATSFADIFYNNCFKNGILPIQVSEDELEKLMDDASRGSNSTMTVDLENQVIKGPDGGEISFDLDPFRKHCLMNGLDDIGLTMEKAPKIDAYETKLAEAHPWA; encoded by the coding sequence TTGGAAAAGTTCGAAACGCTGACCGGTGTCGCCGCACCGCTGCCGATCATCAACATCGACACGGACATGATCATTCCGAAGCAGTACCTGAAGACGATCAAGCGCACCGGTCTTGGGACCGCTCTGTTCAGCGAAATGCGCTACAACGATGACGGCTCGGAAAACCCGGATTTCGTTCTGAACAAACCGGCCTACCGGAACGCAAAGATCCTGGTCGCCGGTGACAATTTCGGCTGCGGCTCCTCGCGCGAACACGCACCCTGGGCGCTTCTCGACTTCGGCATCCGCTGCGTGATCGCCACGTCTTTCGCCGACATCTTCTACAACAACTGCTTCAAGAACGGCATCCTGCCGATCCAGGTCTCCGAGGACGAGCTGGAAAAGCTTATGGACGACGCTTCGCGCGGCTCCAACTCCACGATGACGGTCGACCTGGAAAACCAGGTGATCAAGGGCCCGGACGGCGGCGAGATCTCCTTCGACCTCGACCCGTTCCGCAAGCATTGCCTCATGAACGGCCTCGACGACATCGGCCTGACCATGGAAAAGGCGCCGAAGATCGACGCTTACGAAACGAAATTGGCCGAAGCCCATCCCTGGGCTTGA
- the dapF gene encoding diaminopimelate epimerase encodes MAHRPFLKMNGLGNDFLVWDARDKPLRLTPDVIAALGDRTSGIGFDQMITVEPSTAGVDAFMRIHNCDGTQVDACGNATRCIGRLLMEEAGKDVASIETNAGLLHAFAGDAPRMVTVDMGKPRLNWDQIPLAEEFADTRAIELQIGPIDEPILHTPAVVNMGNPHAIFWVDDIEAYDLSRVGPLLEHHPVFPEGANISLAHVFDENQIRVKVWERGAGLTRACGTAACAVAVAAARDGKTGRRSIIHLPGGPLELEWRESDDHVLMTGPTEVEFEGDIDLETLQWTRTASGDPAEGAAAS; translated from the coding sequence ATGGCGCACAGGCCATTTTTGAAAATGAACGGTCTCGGCAACGACTTCCTGGTCTGGGATGCGCGTGATAAGCCGTTGCGCCTGACACCCGATGTCATCGCCGCGCTCGGCGACCGGACAAGCGGGATCGGTTTCGATCAGATGATCACGGTGGAACCCTCGACCGCAGGCGTCGACGCCTTCATGCGGATCCACAATTGCGACGGCACCCAGGTGGATGCCTGCGGTAACGCCACCCGCTGCATCGGTCGCCTCCTGATGGAAGAAGCCGGCAAGGACGTCGCTTCCATCGAGACAAATGCGGGTCTTCTGCATGCATTTGCAGGCGATGCACCGCGCATGGTCACCGTCGACATGGGCAAGCCGCGGCTCAACTGGGACCAGATCCCGCTGGCCGAGGAATTCGCCGACACGCGCGCCATCGAACTTCAGATCGGCCCGATCGACGAGCCGATCCTGCACACGCCGGCCGTCGTCAACATGGGCAATCCGCACGCAATCTTCTGGGTCGACGACATCGAAGCCTATGACCTCTCCCGGGTCGGACCGCTTCTGGAACATCATCCGGTCTTCCCGGAAGGCGCCAATATCTCGCTCGCCCATGTATTCGATGAAAACCAGATCCGGGTGAAGGTCTGGGAACGCGGCGCGGGCCTCACCCGCGCCTGCGGCACAGCCGCCTGCGCCGTGGCAGTCGCCGCCGCGCGCGACGGCAAGACCGGGCGCAGGTCGATCATTCATCTGCCCGGCGGTCCGCTGGAACTGGAATGGCGCGAAAGCGACGATCACGTGCTGATGACCGGGCCGACGGAAGTGGAATTCGAAGGCGACATCGACCTTGAGACCCTTCAATGGACCAGGACCGCCTCCGGCGATCCGGCTGAAGGGGCCGCCGCCTCATGA
- a CDS encoding neutral zinc metallopeptidase yields MRWKGRRQSSNIDDRRGRGGTPRLRLPTGRRVRRGGGLGLTGILVVLVIAWVTGINPLTLLSGLEGGGGGYDSPSYETGTPQTPANDEAAQFVSVVLADTETTWGQILAEHNADYPEPTLVLFSGSVPSACGYASAATGPFYCGADRKVYIDLSFYKQLAGQLNAPGDFARAYVLAHEVGHHIQNLLGILPEYQKARRTMSEREANALSVRVELQADCFAGIWAHFAARQKGFVEEGDIEEALNAASRIGDDTLQKQAQGYVVPDSFNHGTSAQRVRWFRKGFQTGDIRSCDTFNAKSL; encoded by the coding sequence ATGCGCTGGAAAGGCCGACGCCAAAGCAGCAACATCGATGACCGTCGCGGCAGGGGCGGCACCCCGCGCCTGCGCCTGCCGACAGGACGCCGGGTACGGCGCGGCGGCGGACTGGGCCTGACCGGAATCCTGGTGGTTCTGGTGATTGCCTGGGTGACCGGCATCAATCCGCTGACGCTGCTCAGTGGTCTCGAGGGCGGTGGCGGTGGTTACGACAGCCCGTCCTATGAGACCGGAACGCCGCAGACACCGGCCAATGACGAGGCGGCGCAATTCGTTTCCGTCGTCCTCGCCGATACCGAAACCACATGGGGCCAAATCCTGGCAGAGCACAACGCGGATTATCCCGAGCCGACGCTGGTGCTCTTCTCCGGGTCTGTTCCCTCTGCCTGCGGTTATGCCAGTGCGGCCACCGGACCGTTTTATTGCGGCGCGGACCGGAAGGTTTATATCGACCTCTCCTTCTACAAGCAGCTTGCCGGCCAGCTGAATGCACCCGGGGACTTCGCCCGCGCCTATGTCCTGGCCCATGAGGTCGGCCACCACATCCAGAACCTGCTCGGCATCCTGCCGGAATACCAGAAGGCGCGGCGCACCATGAGCGAACGCGAAGCCAATGCGCTCTCCGTCCGCGTCGAACTTCAGGCGGACTGCTTCGCCGGAATCTGGGCGCACTTTGCCGCCCGCCAGAAGGGCTTCGTCGAGGAAGGCGATATCGAGGAGGCGCTGAACGCGGCCAGCCGCATCGGCGACGACACGCTGCAGAAACAGGCGCAGGGCTATGTGGTGCCCGACAGTTTCAATCACGGAACCTCCGCCCAGCGCGTCCGCTGGTTCAGGAAAGGCTTCCAGACCGGCGACATCCGCTCCTGCGATACCTTCAACGCAAAGAGCCTCTGA
- the argC gene encoding N-acetyl-gamma-glutamyl-phosphate reductase — protein sequence MVARVFIDGEAGTTGLQIRERLATRPDIELLSIPDHLRKDSSARADLLNSADAAILCLPDDAARESVSMIESDTTRVIDASSAHRVADGWTYGFAEMDKDQTEQIKTAKRVTNPGCWPQGLIALVRPLVEAGLLPVDHALTYNGISGYSGGGKSMIADYEAAGTGANMFAPYGLTFNHKHLPEMQRFSALSSTPLFTPSVGNYYKGMLTCVPLQLSTLQKVPTGADLHAAIADHFAGISGGFVEVAPLAQLDRMPDLNPQGLNDTNSMRLHVFANDTRAQACLIAVYDNLGKGASGAAVQNLNLMLGVDEATSLAA from the coding sequence ATGGTCGCGCGGGTATTCATTGATGGCGAAGCAGGAACGACGGGTTTGCAGATCCGTGAGCGCCTCGCCACGCGCCCTGACATCGAACTTCTGTCGATCCCGGACCATCTGCGCAAGGACTCAAGCGCCCGCGCGGATCTCCTGAATTCCGCCGACGCGGCCATCCTGTGCCTGCCGGACGATGCCGCGCGGGAAAGCGTGTCGATGATCGAAAGCGACACGACCCGGGTTATCGATGCGTCGTCCGCCCATCGGGTCGCCGACGGCTGGACCTACGGCTTTGCCGAAATGGACAAGGACCAGACCGAACAGATCAAGACCGCCAAGAGGGTGACCAACCCGGGCTGCTGGCCCCAGGGCCTGATCGCCCTGGTCCGGCCGCTGGTGGAGGCCGGTCTGCTACCCGTGGACCATGCGCTGACCTATAACGGCATTTCCGGCTATTCCGGCGGCGGCAAATCCATGATCGCCGACTATGAGGCGGCCGGAACCGGCGCGAACATGTTCGCGCCTTACGGACTGACCTTCAATCACAAGCATCTGCCGGAAATGCAGCGCTTTTCCGCGCTCAGCTCCACGCCGCTGTTCACGCCGTCGGTGGGCAACTACTACAAGGGCATGCTGACCTGCGTGCCGTTGCAACTGTCGACGCTTCAAAAAGTGCCGACCGGCGCGGACCTGCATGCGGCCATCGCCGACCATTTCGCCGGCATATCCGGCGGATTTGTCGAGGTTGCGCCGCTGGCCCAGCTCGACCGGATGCCGGACCTCAACCCGCAAGGGCTGAACGACACCAACAGCATGCGCCTGCATGTCTTTGCCAATGACACGCGGGCACAGGCCTGCCTGATCGCCGTCTACGACAATCTCGGCAAAGGCGCGTCCGGCGCCGCCGTGCAGAATCTCAACCTGATGCTGGGCGTCGACGAGGCCACCAGCCTGGCCGCCTGA
- a CDS encoding response regulator transcription factor: MTARTILIVDDDTELREALVEQLSLYDEFETVQADSAASGIAIAKEEHVDLLLMDVGLPDIDGREAVKLLRKNGFKAPVIMLTGHDTDSDTILGLEAGANDYVPKPFKFAVLLARIRAHLRQHEQSEDATFSIGRYSFRPAGKLMLDEKGSKVRLTEKETSILKFLYRAGEKPVTRDVLLHEVWGYNSGVTTHTLETHIYRLRQKIERDPSNAELLVTEAGGYKLVP; the protein is encoded by the coding sequence ATGACCGCGCGCACGATACTGATTGTCGATGATGATACCGAACTGCGCGAGGCGCTTGTCGAACAGCTGTCGCTTTACGACGAATTCGAAACGGTCCAGGCCGATTCGGCCGCAAGCGGGATCGCGATAGCCAAGGAAGAGCATGTCGATCTGCTTTTGATGGATGTGGGTCTGCCGGACATCGACGGCCGCGAAGCGGTCAAGCTTTTGCGGAAGAACGGGTTCAAGGCACCTGTCATCATGCTCACGGGCCATGACACGGATTCCGACACGATCCTGGGGCTGGAAGCCGGCGCCAACGATTATGTTCCCAAGCCGTTCAAATTCGCCGTGCTGCTCGCCCGGATCCGCGCGCATCTGCGCCAGCACGAGCAGAGCGAGGACGCGACCTTTTCCATCGGCCGCTATTCCTTTCGTCCCGCCGGGAAACTCATGCTCGACGAGAAGGGTTCCAAGGTCCGGCTGACGGAAAAGGAAACGTCTATCCTGAAGTTCCTGTACCGGGCAGGCGAGAAGCCGGTGACCCGGGACGTTCTTCTGCACGAGGTCTGGGGCTACAATTCCGGGGTCACCACGCACACGCTGGAGACGCATATCTACCGTCTCAGGCAGAAAATCGAACGCGACCCGTCCAATGCGGAGCTTTTGGTCACAGAAGCCGGTGGATATAAGCTTGTGCCCTGA